A genome region from Primulina eburnea isolate SZY01 chromosome 9, ASM2296580v1, whole genome shotgun sequence includes the following:
- the LOC140841201 gene encoding exocyst complex component EXO70A1-like, which translates to MEPPVSAPAEDVIRRWDSTASDYSRDQMIFNGDRQEIDLYLNAVDQLQKSMSSTSLSRSSSAESSALQIAMSRLEDEFRNILVSHTSPIETDSYSESTHSEFTSQEFELSEEFHENDLVKQLEHQETNCSISSISYKSTSSIRELDLLPSDAVYDLRCIAERMIASGYQRECIQVYGSVRKSAVDASLKSLKVEKLNIGEIQRLDWETLETKIRRWIRAAKICIRFHFASERRLCEQIFEGLGESIDDACFMETIKGPTVQLFNFAEAISISKRSPEKLFKTLDLHDALSDLMPDIEIVFDSQSSESIRVQAAEILSRLAEAVRGILSEFENAVLREPSKVPVPGGALHPLTRYVMNYIGLISDYKTDLVKLIVSKPSTGSRYSSDPDVPDIDFSEFEGQASTLALHMIWIIVVLQFNLDGKSKYYKDESLAHLFMMNNVHYIVEKIKGSPELREMIGDFYLKKLTGKFRLAATNYQRATWVRVLHCLRDEGLHVSGSFSSGVSKSALRERFKAFNAMFEEVHRTQATWLIPDTQLREELRISISERIIPAYRSFLGRFRSHIESGRHPENYIKYSVEDLENAVLDFFEGYPISQHFRRKHH; encoded by the coding sequence ATGGAACCGCCGGTATCAGCCCCAGCCGAGGATGTGATCCGCCGATGGGACTCCACGGCGTCGGACTACTCGCGTGACCAGATGATTTTCAACGGCGACCGTCAGGAAATCGACCTCTATCTCAACGCCGTCGATCAGCTCCAGAAATCCATGTCCTCCACCTCCTTGTCCCGCTCCTCCTCCGCAGAGTCTTCTGCGCTTCAGATCGCCATGTCTCGGCTTGAGGATGAGTTTCGTAACATCCTCGTCTCACACACTTCACCTATCGAAACCGACTCCTACTCCGAGTCAACTCACTCCGAGTTCACCTCGCAGGAGTTTGAATTGAGTGAAGAGTTCCATGAGAACGATCTAGTCAAACAATTGGAGCATCAGGAGACGAACTGCAGCATCTCCAGCATAAGTTACAAGTCAACTAGCAGCATACGAGAACTGGATCTACTCCCCAGTGATGCAGTCTACGATCTTCGCTGTATCGCGGAGCGGATGATTGCTTCTGGATACCAGCGGGAGTGTATCCAGGTGTATGGGAGTGTTCGTAAATCTGCTGTGGACGCAAGCTTGAAGAGCCTCAAGGTTGAGAAACTGAACATTGGCGAAATACAGCGCCTCGATTGGGAGACGCTGGAGACGAAGATCCGGCGCTGGATACGAGCAGCGAAGATATGCATTCGGTTTCACTTCGCGAGTGAACGGAGGTTGTGCGAGCAGATTTTCGAAGGTTTGGGTGAATCTATTGATGATGCTTGTTTTATGGAAACTATTAAAGGTCCCACTGTTCAATTGTTTAATTTTGCCGAAGCTATTAGCATTAGCAAGCGGTCACCGGAGAAACTGTTTAAAACATTGGATTTACATGATGCTTTATCCGATTTAATGCCTGACATCGAAATTGTTTTTGATTCACAATCTAGCGAATCGATCAGAGTTCAAGCTGCCGAGATTTTGTCTAGGTTAGCTGAGGCTGTGAGAGGGATATTGTCGGAATTTGAAAACGCGGTGCTTCGTGAACCTTCAAAGGTTCCTGTTCCAGGGGGGGCTCTTCATCCCTTGACTAGATACGTGATGAACTATATTGGTTTGATTTCGGATTATAAAACAGATTTGGTCAAATTGATTGTGTCGAAGCCCTCAACAGGGTCGAGATACTCCAGCGATCCAGATGTTCCGGATATAGATTTCTCAGAGTTTGAGGGGCAGGCTTCTACCCTAGCACTTCATATGATTTGGATTATTGTGGTTTTGCAGTTTAATTTGGATGGCAAGTCTAAGTATTACAAGGATGAATCATTGGCTCATTTGTTTATGATGAATAATGTTCATTATATTGTCGAAAAGATCAAAGGGTCACCAGAATTGAGAGAGATGATTGGGGATTTCTATTTGAAAAAGTTAACAGGGAAATTCCGTTTGGCTGCAACAAATTACCAGAGGGCAACATGGGTGCGGGTGTTGCATTGTTTAAGAGACGAGGGTTTGCACGTAAGTGGAAGCTTTTCATCTGGTGTGTCGAAGAGTGCTCTAAGAGAGAGGTTTAAGGCCTTCAATGCAATGTTTGAGGAAGTGCATAGGACTCAGGCCACATGGTTGATACCTGATACTCAGCTTCGCGAGGAACTTAGGATTTCCATATCCGAAAGGATTATCCCAGCTTATAGGTCGTTTCTCGGACGGTTTAGAAGTCATATCGAGAGTGGGAGGCACCCTGAAAATTACATTAAATATTCAGTTGAAGACCTTGAGAATGCGGTCTTGGATTTCTTTGAGGGTTACCCGATTTCTCAGCATTTCAGGAGGAAACATCATTAA
- the LOC140840678 gene encoding glutathione S-transferase T3-like, whose product MINDEKGEFGLAYLKKSAVETENEPATPTFVLETQLSDRESPIEVVNLENVDSGAEGRKKRSTWRKVEDEVLARSFVTISDDPIIGNDQKAEAFWGRVASYYNDNRPASTPNRSASVIRSHLHNTIQKKVYCFNANYNSIYSAYRSGHSDKDILRLAYEKYCEENNGIAFNLEHVWKIVKDRPMFTSQSVDHLASTKKASTSESGASNTSSNQDASLHVDLNEEENRPMR is encoded by the exons ATGATAAATGATGAAAAGGGCGAGTTTGGATTGGCTTATTTGAAGAAATCAGCTGTTGAG ACGGAAAATGAACCGGCCACTCCGACTTTCGTCCTAGAGACTCAATTGTCCGACCGTGAATCCCCAATTGAAGTCGTAAATTTGGAGAATGTGGATTCTGGCGCTGAGGGTAGAAAAAAACGGTCAACCTGGAGAAAGGTTGAAGACGAGGTCTTAGCGAGATCGTTTGTCACTATCAGCGATGACCCAATCATCGGCAATGATCAAAAGGCGGAAGCTTTCTGGGGACGTGTTGCAAGCTACTACAATGACAATCGTCCCGCAAGTACACCCAATAGAAGTGCAAGTGTCATACGATCGCACTTGCACAATACCATCCAAAAAAAAGTATATTGCTTCAATGCAAATTACAATAGTATTTATAGTGCATATCGTAGCGGCCACAGTGATAAGGATATACTACGGCTTGCGTATGAAAAATATTGTGAGGAAAATAATGGTATCGCATTTAATCTTGAGCATGTGTGGAAGATCGTAAAAGACCGTCCTATGTTTACTTCACAGTCCGTTGATCACCTTGCTAGCACGAAGAAGGCAAGTACCTCGGAGTCGGGAGCAAGCAACACCTCATCCAACCAAGATGCGAGTCTACATGTAGACCTAAACGAAGAAGAAAATCGTCCAATGCGTTAG